In Aquiflexum balticum DSM 16537, a single genomic region encodes these proteins:
- a CDS encoding RagB/SusD family nutrient uptake outer membrane protein gives MKNTFIKISAILTVTFFTVTACTDLELEPFGELTSVQVYQDFDNYIHVLAKMYGGLALSGQSGPHGRGDIGGQDEGASTYLRALWKLQQLPTDETIISWNDEGLPALNTMTWSSDNGFVAAMYYRIFYQITLANEFIRETSDANMNSRGISEANQNTARLFRAEARFLRALSYYHALDLYGNVPFVTQEDAVGSFFPRQVNRRELFDYIEKELLEVIPLLVAPRQHQYARADRAAARMLLAKMYLNAEVYIGEARYTEAIAQLNEVIGAGYSLEPNYNHLFFADNDQSNEIIFPISFDQVSSMAWGGATFLVNAAIGGTMRNFYNFGVPGGWQGMRARPQLVNLYPGVDGTPDARGWFHTHDQQLDVENINIFQDGYGIIKFRNITKETGDRPDGPVSDQVSVDFPMFRLADAYLMYAEAVLRGGSGGNQAQALAYINALRERAYGDSSGNITSNELTLDFIIDERARELKWEATRRTDLIRFGRFTTAAYIWQWKGGTFGGSAVGDFRNLYPLPQADLIANPTLQQNPGY, from the coding sequence ATGAAAAATACATTTATAAAAATTTCAGCCATATTAACGGTAACTTTTTTTACCGTTACGGCATGTACGGATCTTGAACTGGAGCCATTCGGCGAACTGACTTCCGTACAGGTATATCAGGATTTTGACAATTATATCCATGTATTGGCCAAAATGTACGGCGGACTGGCACTCAGTGGTCAGTCGGGTCCCCACGGAAGGGGTGATATCGGTGGTCAGGACGAAGGAGCTTCAACTTATCTGAGGGCCTTATGGAAACTCCAACAGCTCCCAACTGATGAAACCATCATTTCATGGAACGATGAAGGCCTGCCTGCTCTGAATACCATGACCTGGTCTTCGGATAACGGGTTTGTTGCGGCCATGTATTACCGGATATTTTATCAGATTACTTTGGCCAATGAATTTATCCGGGAAACCAGTGATGCCAACATGAATTCCAGAGGAATTTCCGAGGCAAATCAGAATACTGCCAGACTTTTCAGGGCTGAGGCCAGGTTTTTAAGAGCTTTAAGTTATTATCATGCCCTTGATCTTTATGGCAATGTCCCCTTTGTGACACAAGAGGATGCGGTGGGCTCCTTCTTCCCCAGACAGGTCAATAGAAGAGAATTGTTCGATTACATCGAAAAGGAACTGTTGGAAGTTATTCCATTGTTGGTCGCACCTAGGCAGCATCAATATGCCCGGGCAGATCGGGCAGCGGCAAGAATGCTTTTGGCAAAAATGTACCTGAATGCTGAAGTTTACATTGGAGAGGCCCGATATACTGAGGCCATTGCCCAGCTCAATGAAGTGATCGGCGCAGGATATTCTCTGGAGCCCAACTATAACCATCTGTTTTTTGCGGACAATGACCAATCCAATGAAATCATTTTCCCCATTTCCTTTGATCAGGTCAGCAGCATGGCCTGGGGAGGCGCTACATTTTTGGTCAACGCTGCTATAGGCGGAACAATGCGAAACTTCTATAATTTTGGAGTTCCCGGAGGATGGCAAGGTATGAGGGCGCGGCCTCAATTAGTGAACCTTTATCCGGGAGTAGATGGGACTCCTGATGCCAGGGGCTGGTTCCACACCCATGACCAGCAATTGGATGTAGAGAACATCAACATCTTTCAGGATGGTTATGGAATCATCAAATTCCGAAATATTACCAAAGAAACAGGAGACAGGCCTGATGGTCCGGTAAGCGATCAGGTCAGCGTGGACTTCCCTATGTTCAGGTTGGCTGATGCCTATCTGATGTATGCGGAGGCTGTACTCAGAGGTGGCTCCGGTGGCAATCAGGCGCAGGCTTTGGCCTACATCAATGCATTGCGAGAAAGGGCGTACGGTGACAGCAGCGGAAATATTACTTCCAATGAACTTACCCTGGATTTCATCATTGATGAGCGGGCAAGGGAGTTGAAATGGGAAGCTACGCGAAGAACCGATCTTATCCGGTTCGGCAGATTTACGACCGCCGCCTATATTTGGCAATGGAAAGGCGGAACTTTCGGTGGTTCGGCCGTTGGGGATTTCAGAAACTTATATCCACTGCCCCAAGCAGATCTGATTGCAAATCCTACATTACAACAAAATCCTGGTTACTAA
- a CDS encoding SusC/RagA family TonB-linked outer membrane protein produces MRKLFTVMKIALTVIALMNWQQTAAQQKLVTGTVTDQSTGEELPFVNVSIKGTTKGSITDIDGSYSIEVDSPNDVLVFSFIGFSRKEVRVGNQSIVNVQLEGNTKQLNEVVVIGYGTQRKSDLTGSVGSVSREDFNVGQVTNAEQLITGKIAGVQITPNSGRPGAGARIRIRGGSSLNASNDPLIVIDGVPLDNSSVAGTPNLLNFINPNDIETFDVLKDASATAIYGSRASNGVILITTRKGKKGQDLSVNVNSLVSVSQISSNIDVLNPQQFRDAVLDQASPSQQALLGDANTNWQDAIFQDAISFDNNVSLSGSFKGIPYRISVGNLNQDGVLRRDNFNRTSAGISLTPTLLNDRLKINFNVRGAYTVSQFANQGAIGAAAVFDPTKPIYDPEGYGGFWEWVNADGSPQNLAPRNPVGLLEQRDDRGEVKRSLGNLQLDYAIPYVEGLRANLNLGYDISESDGKVIIPSSSAAGFNEGGSIAKYAQNKRNLLADFYLNYLREFNGNRLDVIAGYSWQDFLFENPSFARVNEEGVVLTPAGVETRPQYRLISFFGRVNYSINDKYLFTGTIRTDGSSRFSPENRWGIFPSLAAAWRISEEDFLINNSTLTDFKLRLGYGVTGQQDIGSFFPFLPRYTVSDDAARYRFGDTFYNMLRPEGYDRNIKWEETVTWNAGLDYELYDGKLFGSIDYYYRRTNDLLAVIPVAAGTNLTNQLFTNVGNIESFGLELGLTYNVLRTPDIDWNIGGNFTYNRVNILSLSNVAEDAVGILVGGIGGGTGNTIQVHTVGFQPNSFYVWQQVYGLDGAPLENVYVDQSGDGIINEQDLIRRGFPDPRYFFGFNSQVRYRNWDLGFVMRGNLGHKVYNNVRSSNGAYQSLRFPDYLINMTSDVLHTNFQNYRLRSDYYLENAAFMRMENISLGYNFGNVFNSRITLRASGTIQNAFVLTNYSGIDPEIPGGIDNNFYPFPRIYSFGVNFGF; encoded by the coding sequence ATGCGGAAATTATTTACTGTAATGAAAATCGCACTTACGGTGATAGCCTTGATGAATTGGCAGCAAACAGCTGCTCAGCAAAAGTTGGTAACCGGAACAGTGACGGATCAGAGTACGGGAGAAGAATTGCCCTTTGTCAATGTAAGCATCAAAGGGACGACCAAAGGCTCCATTACCGATATTGATGGAAGTTATTCCATCGAGGTGGATTCCCCTAATGATGTTTTGGTATTCAGCTTTATCGGATTTTCCAGAAAGGAAGTAAGAGTTGGAAACCAATCCATTGTCAATGTACAGTTGGAAGGGAATACCAAGCAGTTGAATGAAGTAGTGGTGATCGGTTACGGAACCCAGCGAAAATCCGACCTGACAGGATCAGTAGGATCTGTGAGCAGGGAAGATTTCAATGTCGGCCAGGTCACCAATGCGGAGCAATTGATCACCGGAAAAATAGCCGGTGTCCAGATTACGCCCAATTCCGGACGTCCGGGAGCCGGAGCAAGGATCAGGATTCGGGGAGGTTCGTCATTGAATGCCAGCAATGACCCTTTGATCGTAATTGACGGAGTTCCGCTGGACAATTCCAGCGTTGCCGGTACTCCCAATCTACTCAACTTCATCAATCCCAATGACATTGAAACTTTTGATGTCCTGAAGGATGCCTCGGCTACTGCCATTTACGGTTCCAGGGCTTCCAATGGGGTAATCCTTATCACTACCCGCAAAGGTAAAAAAGGACAGGATCTCAGTGTCAATGTCAATTCATTGGTGTCGGTGTCCCAGATCTCCAGCAATATCGATGTACTGAATCCACAGCAGTTTAGGGATGCTGTCCTGGATCAGGCTTCCCCATCCCAGCAGGCATTGTTGGGGGATGCCAATACCAATTGGCAGGATGCGATTTTTCAGGATGCGATCAGCTTTGACAACAATGTCAGTCTAAGTGGTTCTTTTAAGGGAATACCTTATAGGATTTCTGTTGGAAATCTCAATCAGGACGGAGTTCTGAGAAGGGACAACTTCAACAGGACTTCTGCCGGAATCAGTCTAACTCCTACTTTATTGAATGACCGATTGAAAATCAACTTTAATGTACGTGGTGCATATACAGTCAGCCAATTTGCCAATCAAGGAGCCATAGGAGCGGCGGCGGTTTTTGACCCTACCAAGCCTATTTATGATCCTGAAGGGTATGGGGGCTTCTGGGAGTGGGTCAATGCGGATGGTTCACCCCAAAACCTCGCTCCAAGAAATCCGGTCGGTCTTTTGGAACAAAGGGATGATAGAGGTGAAGTCAAAAGAAGCCTCGGCAATCTTCAGTTGGATTATGCTATACCCTATGTTGAAGGGCTTAGGGCCAATCTGAATTTGGGATATGATATCAGTGAAAGTGATGGTAAAGTAATAATTCCCTCTAGCTCGGCGGCAGGATTCAATGAGGGTGGATCGATTGCCAAATATGCCCAAAACAAGCGGAATCTTCTTGCGGATTTTTACCTGAACTATCTCAGGGAATTTAATGGCAATCGGCTTGATGTTATAGCTGGATATTCCTGGCAGGATTTTTTATTTGAAAACCCTTCTTTTGCAAGAGTCAATGAGGAAGGCGTGGTTCTTACTCCTGCCGGGGTGGAAACAAGGCCGCAATACAGGTTGATTTCATTCTTTGGCAGGGTCAACTACAGCATCAATGATAAATATCTCTTTACAGGAACGATCCGAACTGATGGTTCATCCAGATTCAGTCCGGAAAACAGATGGGGAATTTTCCCTTCTCTGGCAGCAGCATGGAGGATCAGTGAAGAGGATTTCCTGATAAACAACAGTACCTTAACTGATTTTAAGTTAAGGTTGGGATACGGTGTGACAGGTCAACAGGACATCGGCTCTTTTTTCCCGTTTCTCCCACGCTACACTGTCAGTGACGATGCAGCACGGTACCGTTTTGGTGATACATTTTATAATATGCTGAGACCTGAAGGATATGACAGGAATATTAAATGGGAAGAAACCGTGACCTGGAATGCCGGTCTTGATTATGAATTATATGACGGCAAACTTTTCGGTAGTATAGATTATTATTACCGAAGAACCAATGACCTATTGGCTGTGATTCCAGTAGCTGCCGGAACCAATCTTACCAATCAGCTTTTTACAAATGTGGGTAATATTGAAAGCTTTGGTCTTGAATTGGGATTGACCTATAATGTACTCAGAACGCCAGATATTGACTGGAACATTGGTGGAAATTTTACTTACAATCGGGTCAATATACTAAGTCTGAGCAATGTGGCAGAAGATGCAGTCGGAATATTGGTCGGCGGCATAGGAGGAGGAACGGGTAATACCATTCAGGTCCATACGGTGGGTTTCCAGCCCAATTCATTCTATGTTTGGCAGCAGGTATATGGCCTTGACGGAGCACCTTTGGAAAATGTCTATGTTGACCAGAGTGGGGATGGAATTATCAATGAACAGGATCTGATCAGAAGAGGATTTCCCGATCCAAGATACTTCTTCGGGTTCAATTCGCAGGTCCGTTATAGAAACTGGGATTTAGGATTTGTCATGAGAGGCAATCTTGGGCATAAAGTTTATAACAACGTCCGTTCGTCCAATGGTGCCTACCAAAGTCTGAGGTTTCCGGATTATCTGATCAACATGACTTCTGATGTTTTGCATACCAATTTCCAGAATTACAGGCTTAGGTCAGATTATTATCTTGAAAATGCAGCATTTATGCGAATGGAAAATATCAGTCTGGGGTACAACTTCGGTAATGTGTTCAACTCCAGGATCACACTCAGGGCAAGCGGCACAATACAAAATGCTTTTGTTCTTACCAATTATTCCGGAATTGATCCTGAAATACCGGGCGGTATAGATAACAATTTCTATCCATTCCCCAGAATTTATTCCTTCGGTGTAAACTTCGGATTCTAA